A section of the Methanosarcina mazei S-6 genome encodes:
- a CDS encoding cyclase family protein, with protein sequence MTEIIDISLDITEDTVVMPENPEFDKERLASIGKEGYELYKICMSNHIGTHIDAPAHFVSEGALINQLDLDTLMGKALVVEIKDEHKISVDELKRVNLKDNIRLLFKTRNSELIAENKLTKDFVYIEEQAAGHLVKNGVKLIGLDYFTIDRIEDQDKPAHKEFAGNGVVVIEGVNLLNVEPGEYELVALPIKINADGAPARVILRR encoded by the coding sequence ATGACAGAGATTATTGATATAAGCCTTGATATAACTGAAGATACGGTTGTAATGCCCGAGAACCCTGAATTCGATAAGGAAAGACTGGCTTCAATCGGGAAAGAAGGGTATGAACTGTATAAAATATGTATGAGTAACCATATAGGTACGCATATTGATGCACCAGCTCATTTTGTTTCGGAAGGGGCCCTAATAAATCAGCTGGATCTGGACACTTTAATGGGAAAGGCACTGGTTGTAGAGATAAAGGACGAGCACAAAATATCTGTTGATGAGCTTAAAAGAGTGAATTTAAAAGACAATATCCGGCTGTTGTTTAAAACAAGGAATTCGGAACTCATAGCCGAAAATAAGCTCACTAAAGACTTTGTTTATATAGAAGAGCAGGCTGCCGGCCATCTTGTAAAAAATGGAGTAAAGCTGATCGGGCTTGACTATTTTACTATCGACCGTATCGAAGATCAGGATAAGCCTGCTCATAAAGAATTTGCAGGAAACGGTGTTGTGGTTATTGAAGGGGTGAATCTCCTGAATGTAGAGCCGGGAGAGTATGAACTTGTTGCACTGCCCATAAAGATAAATGCTGATGGGGCTCCTGCAAGAGTTATTTTAAGGAGATAA
- a CDS encoding peptidylprolyl isomerase produces MAVWKGKKVVFHTTMGDITIELFEDMPITAGNFAKLVDQGFYDGVIFHRIIDKFMIQGGDPTGTGTGGPGYEIPDEFTKHNRNDKGTISMANAGPNTGGSQFFINLVNNNYLDKMHPVFGKVVEGMDVVDAMGKVKTDRQDRPKTEVKIIKAELV; encoded by the coding sequence ATGGCTGTATGGAAGGGAAAGAAAGTGGTTTTTCATACCACTATGGGTGACATCACTATCGAACTTTTTGAAGATATGCCGATCACGGCAGGAAACTTTGCAAAACTTGTGGACCAGGGCTTCTATGATGGCGTAATTTTCCACAGGATAATTGACAAGTTCATGATACAGGGCGGAGACCCGACTGGAACGGGCACTGGAGGGCCAGGTTATGAGATCCCTGACGAATTCACAAAGCACAACAGGAACGACAAGGGCACTATTTCCATGGCAAACGCAGGACCAAACACTGGCGGGAGCCAGTTCTTCATCAACCTCGTAAATAATAACTACCTTGATAAAATGCACCCTGTATTTGGAAAGGTGGTGGAAGGCATGGATGTCGTCGATGCCATGGGAAAAGTAAAGACTGACCGTCAGGACCGTCCGAAAACTGAAGTAAAAATCATAAAAGCTGAACTGGTCTGA
- the trpD gene encoding anthranilate phosphoribosyltransferase, with translation MQKIKEYIKKLEEGCDLSSEEAEAALEEVLSTAEDGEIETFLLALKAKGEKPQEIVGFVRGMKKAGNMIKPNTPFRIVDTCGTGGDGLNTINVSTAAAIVTAAAGVPVAKHGNRAATSMTGSSDVLEALGIKVDLSPEYVRKTIEKIGIGFMFAPVFHPAMKRVAGVRKKLGVRTVFNILGPLTNPAGAKGQVVGVFDKNLCEPIAYALAELGTEHALVVHGDGMDEITNTGETYVAELKNGKVSTYTLTPESLGMLRASPGDTKGGSPKENARDLLCIFKGQKGPKRDLIILNAAAALYVSGIVGSIRQAIPIAEDAIDSGKVMVKFNQFRTFTGEFYQIDKKQGFIPGKTALSPSRVSMLSPASGEQA, from the coding sequence ATGCAGAAAATAAAGGAATATATTAAAAAGCTTGAAGAAGGCTGTGATCTGAGTTCAGAGGAAGCCGAAGCTGCACTTGAAGAGGTTCTGAGCACAGCCGAAGACGGGGAAATAGAGACATTTCTGCTCGCTCTAAAGGCTAAAGGCGAGAAGCCGCAGGAAATAGTCGGTTTTGTAAGAGGAATGAAAAAAGCTGGAAATATGATCAAACCAAACACCCCCTTCAGGATCGTGGACACCTGCGGGACAGGAGGGGACGGGCTCAACACCATCAATGTATCAACTGCAGCTGCAATCGTAACTGCAGCAGCCGGCGTTCCCGTAGCAAAGCACGGAAACAGGGCAGCCACTTCCATGACAGGAAGTTCCGACGTGCTTGAGGCTCTGGGAATTAAAGTGGATCTTTCCCCGGAATATGTCAGGAAAACAATAGAAAAGATAGGTATAGGCTTCATGTTTGCACCTGTTTTCCACCCTGCAATGAAGAGGGTTGCAGGGGTGAGAAAAAAGCTGGGGGTGAGAACGGTTTTCAATATCCTTGGTCCGCTGACGAATCCTGCAGGAGCAAAAGGGCAGGTTGTTGGGGTTTTTGATAAAAACCTCTGCGAACCCATAGCATATGCTCTTGCAGAACTCGGAACAGAACATGCACTTGTTGTGCACGGGGATGGAATGGATGAAATTACAAACACAGGGGAGACCTATGTTGCGGAATTAAAAAACGGAAAGGTTTCAACGTATACACTTACCCCGGAATCCCTTGGCATGCTGCGGGCAAGCCCGGGAGACACAAAGGGAGGTAGCCCAAAAGAAAACGCAAGAGACCTGCTGTGCATTTTTAAGGGGCAAAAAGGGCCTAAAAGGGACCTTATTATCCTCAATGCAGCTGCAGCCCTTTACGTAAGCGGGATTGTGGGGTCTATCAGGCAGGCAATTCCTATTGCGGAAGACGCAATAGACAGCGGCAAGGTAATGGTAAAATTCAACCAGTTCAGGACTTTTACCGGCGAATTTTATCAAATAGATAAAAAACAGGGCTTCATCCCGGGAAAAACAGCTTTGTCACCTTCCAGGGTTTCCATGTTAAGCCCGGCTTCCGGGGAACAGGCATGA
- the trpB gene encoding tryptophan synthase subunit beta — MAAAIISELQVKGKYGKYGGQYVPEVLMPALEELEEGYERYKNDPEFLAELDHYLRDFAGRETPLYLARNLSKKYGTKIYLKREDLVHGGAHKLNNAIGQALLAKYMGKTRLIAETGAGQHGTATAMAGANLGFETVVYMGAKDVKRQQMNAYRMELMGTEVKPVKTGSKTLKDAINEAFRDWVTNIGNTHYLIGSVVGPHPYPMIVRDFQSVIGREVKEQAMEKEGRLPDTIIACAGGGSNAMGTFYPFIEDRDVRLIAVEAGGKALRCTEKAALHSASLCAGEEGILHGARTKVLQDKNGQILESESVSAGLDYSGVGPELASLAESGRVTARYVTDDEAVEAFNELSRLEGIIPALESSHALAYLKKAAESGELGEFVVVNLSGRGDKDLETVLSLKRGI; from the coding sequence TTGGCAGCAGCTATAATTTCAGAATTACAGGTAAAAGGAAAGTACGGGAAATATGGAGGGCAGTACGTGCCAGAAGTCCTCATGCCGGCTCTGGAAGAGCTTGAGGAAGGTTATGAGAGATACAAAAACGATCCTGAATTCCTTGCAGAACTCGACCACTATCTCAGGGATTTTGCGGGCAGAGAAACTCCTCTTTATCTTGCCCGGAACCTCAGCAAGAAATATGGGACAAAGATCTACCTCAAGAGGGAAGACCTTGTGCACGGAGGAGCCCACAAGTTAAACAACGCCATAGGGCAGGCCCTCCTTGCGAAATATATGGGAAAAACCAGGCTGATTGCCGAAACCGGAGCAGGACAGCACGGGACTGCAACTGCAATGGCAGGGGCAAACCTGGGGTTTGAAACTGTCGTCTACATGGGGGCAAAAGATGTCAAACGACAGCAGATGAATGCATACAGAATGGAACTCATGGGAACCGAGGTAAAACCCGTAAAGACTGGCTCAAAAACACTCAAGGACGCGATCAACGAGGCTTTCAGGGACTGGGTTACGAACATAGGAAACACACATTACCTTATAGGCTCGGTTGTGGGTCCCCATCCCTATCCCATGATCGTAAGGGACTTCCAGAGCGTAATAGGGCGGGAAGTAAAGGAGCAGGCAATGGAAAAAGAAGGCAGGCTTCCCGACACAATAATCGCCTGCGCAGGAGGAGGGAGCAATGCAATGGGGACTTTCTATCCGTTTATCGAAGACCGGGATGTCAGGCTGATTGCTGTGGAAGCCGGAGGAAAAGCTTTGAGATGCACGGAAAAAGCAGCTCTTCACTCAGCTTCCCTCTGCGCAGGAGAAGAAGGAATCCTGCATGGGGCAAGGACAAAGGTTCTGCAGGACAAAAACGGGCAGATCCTTGAGTCAGAATCCGTGTCTGCCGGGCTTGACTATTCAGGAGTGGGACCTGAACTGGCTTCCCTGGCAGAAAGCGGCAGGGTTACAGCCCGTTACGTGACAGACGACGAAGCAGTTGAAGCTTTTAACGAGCTGAGCAGGCTTGAAGGGATTATTCCTGCCCTTGAATCCTCCCATGCCCTTGCATACCTTAAAAAGGCTGCTGAATCAGGAGAACTCGGGGAATTTGTGGTTGTAAACCTTTCAGGACGAGGGGACAAAGACCTGGAAACCGTACTGAGCCTGAAGAGAGGGATATGA
- a CDS encoding amylo-alpha-1,6-glucosidase, translating to MTYQTKSEIRIVNGETFIISDPVGNIHQKGNRSLGFFFRDTRFLSELILKINDQDLSILSAKEVNYFWSTHYATLPFESIFESHPITIIRRRAAGNGAREEIIIHNYKTEPVDLTLSVQLDADFVDIIELKSSQDPEAKPVIEINPEEYQHIFVYRANGICRKTIIQCESGAQIENKKISFNINIPAKEVWRTCLTIRPVWEDDIIEPEYLCKDLDENKIFLHKSLQEWLDRVPRLTGHCSILSRTYGHSLMDLAALRFYIAPGKKPVIAAGMPWYMALFGRDSLITSYQCCFIAPDIAFNTLRNLANLQGKEYNYFKDEEPGKILHELRFGEKTLLGKKPYSPYFGSADTCQLFLILLHEVFKWTGNKEFVNEFKEPALKALYWIDNFGDMDGDGYVEYKKRSKEGLDNHCWKDSGTSMIFSDSRLAEAPIATVEFQGYIYDAKIRLAELAEEVWDDPSFAEELRNQAKELKRRFNRDFWIEDRGGYFALGLDKNKEKIDSMTSNMGHLLWSGIVEDDRAGIIVKQLMSRDLYNGWGIRTLSSHDRGYNPIEYHNGTVWPHDNSLIAEGFIKYGYRDEANRIITNLLEASQYFDSRFPEVFAGYQRTEVDFPVSYPTSSIPQAWAAGASMLFLRLILGLEPDRKSQSIKIDPYLPQVIEDICVENIRLFNKKFSVFAGKGRSEIKLSE from the coding sequence GTGACCTATCAAACAAAATCTGAAATACGAATCGTCAACGGAGAAACATTCATCATATCAGATCCTGTTGGAAATATACATCAGAAGGGTAATCGCAGTCTTGGCTTTTTCTTCAGGGATACACGTTTTTTATCTGAGCTGATTTTGAAAATAAATGATCAGGATCTATCTATATTGAGCGCAAAGGAAGTGAATTATTTCTGGTCAACTCATTATGCTACTCTTCCTTTTGAATCCATATTTGAGTCCCACCCCATTACGATTATTAGAAGACGTGCAGCAGGCAACGGAGCCAGAGAAGAAATTATAATACATAATTATAAAACTGAACCTGTGGATTTAACCTTATCAGTACAGCTTGATGCTGACTTTGTGGACATCATAGAATTAAAAAGTTCTCAGGATCCGGAAGCAAAACCTGTTATTGAGATTAATCCGGAAGAATATCAGCATATTTTTGTATATCGGGCTAACGGGATATGCAGGAAAACTATAATTCAATGTGAATCCGGAGCGCAAATTGAAAATAAAAAAATAAGTTTCAATATTAATATTCCTGCAAAAGAGGTCTGGAGGACCTGTTTGACGATTCGTCCTGTCTGGGAAGATGACATCATAGAGCCTGAATATTTATGTAAAGATCTTGATGAAAATAAAATATTTTTACATAAATCCCTGCAGGAATGGCTGGACAGGGTCCCCAGGTTAACCGGGCATTGCAGCATTTTATCCAGGACATATGGGCACAGCTTGATGGATTTAGCTGCACTCAGATTTTACATAGCCCCGGGAAAAAAACCTGTAATAGCAGCAGGCATGCCGTGGTACATGGCTTTATTCGGCCGTGATAGTTTAATCACATCTTACCAGTGCTGTTTTATTGCTCCGGATATCGCGTTCAATACATTGAGAAATTTAGCAAATCTTCAGGGAAAAGAATATAATTATTTTAAGGATGAAGAACCAGGAAAGATTCTTCATGAACTAAGGTTTGGAGAAAAAACGCTACTGGGAAAGAAACCTTATAGCCCGTATTTCGGATCTGCTGACACCTGTCAGTTGTTCCTTATCCTGCTCCACGAGGTATTTAAATGGACAGGCAATAAAGAATTTGTTAATGAGTTTAAGGAACCAGCGCTAAAAGCCCTTTACTGGATTGACAATTTTGGGGATATGGACGGCGACGGGTATGTAGAATATAAGAAAAGATCAAAAGAAGGGCTTGATAACCACTGCTGGAAAGATTCTGGCACCAGTATGATTTTCAGTGATTCAAGGCTTGCCGAAGCTCCCATAGCTACGGTTGAGTTTCAGGGTTATATCTATGACGCGAAGATCAGGCTTGCCGAACTGGCGGAGGAAGTCTGGGATGACCCCTCTTTTGCAGAAGAATTGAGAAATCAGGCAAAAGAGTTAAAAAGGCGTTTTAACAGAGATTTCTGGATAGAGGACAGGGGAGGGTATTTTGCTCTTGGGCTGGACAAAAACAAGGAAAAAATTGATTCAATGACATCAAATATGGGGCATCTTCTCTGGAGCGGAATAGTTGAAGATGACAGGGCTGGTATTATCGTCAAACAACTGATGAGCAGGGACCTTTATAACGGCTGGGGAATTCGCACGCTATCCAGTCACGACAGGGGATATAATCCTATTGAGTATCATAACGGGACGGTATGGCCCCATGATAACAGTTTAATCGCAGAGGGATTTATAAAATATGGGTACAGGGATGAAGCAAACCGGATAATAACAAACCTTCTGGAAGCTTCTCAATATTTTGACAGCAGGTTCCCTGAGGTATTTGCAGGCTACCAGAGGACTGAAGTTGATTTCCCAGTGTCGTATCCGACTTCATCCATACCTCAGGCGTGGGCTGCTGGTGCAAGCATGCTATTTTTACGGCTTATTTTAGGACTTGAACCTGACCGCAAAAGCCAGAGTATAAAAATAGATCCTTATTTGCCTCAGGTGATTGAGGATATTTGCGTGGAAAACATCAGGCTGTTCAATAAAAAATTTTCAGTATTTGCAGGAAAAGGTCGTTCAGAAATAAAATTGTCAGAATGA
- a CDS encoding TIGR03885 family FMN-dependent LLM class oxidoreductase, translating to MAERAGFTGALSSDHFKPWSSRQAEQGGTGFAWSWLGAAMQATSLEFGVVNAPGQRYHPAIIAQAAATLAEMFPGRFWMALGSGQALNERITGELYPPKFERNERLRECVEVIRALFSGETVSYYGSYITVEEARLYVKPETMPKIIGAALTPETAKWAGGWADGMVTVSQPYNKLRKMVGAFHEGGGEGKPMYLQVHLSYSNTDEKARQGAYEQWKNNTIESIVEEEIYTPEQFDSASKYIRPDDLDEHIRISCEPEKHIEWIQKDIELGFSNIILHNANSEQEKFIRDFGEKVLPVLKKESIP from the coding sequence CTGGCTGAAAGAGCCGGATTTACCGGGGCTTTATCTTCGGATCACTTTAAGCCCTGGAGCAGCAGGCAGGCTGAACAGGGAGGAACCGGTTTTGCATGGTCATGGCTTGGAGCGGCTATGCAGGCTACTTCACTTGAATTTGGAGTCGTAAACGCTCCCGGCCAGAGGTACCACCCTGCAATTATCGCTCAGGCTGCAGCAACCCTGGCTGAAATGTTTCCAGGCAGGTTCTGGATGGCACTCGGGAGCGGTCAGGCTTTAAACGAGAGAATAACAGGGGAGCTGTACCCTCCCAAGTTTGAAAGAAATGAAAGGCTGCGGGAGTGTGTGGAAGTAATAAGGGCGCTGTTTTCAGGAGAGACGGTATCTTATTACGGGTCTTATATAACTGTAGAAGAAGCCAGGCTTTATGTTAAGCCTGAAACTATGCCAAAAATTATCGGGGCAGCACTCACCCCTGAGACCGCAAAATGGGCAGGTGGCTGGGCAGATGGAATGGTGACAGTATCACAGCCATACAATAAACTCAGAAAAATGGTGGGTGCTTTTCATGAAGGTGGAGGAGAAGGAAAACCTATGTACCTTCAGGTCCACCTTTCATATTCCAACACCGATGAAAAGGCTCGCCAGGGGGCTTATGAGCAGTGGAAAAACAACACTATCGAAAGTATTGTTGAAGAGGAGATTTACACTCCAGAACAGTTTGATTCGGCTTCAAAATATATAAGACCCGACGACCTGGACGAACATATAAGGATTTCTTGCGAGCCTGAGAAACACATCGAATGGATTCAAAAAGATATCGAGCTTGGTTTCAGTAATATCATTTTGCATAATGCCAATTCTGAACAGGAGAAATTCATCAGGGATTTTGGAGAAAAGGTTCTTCCTGTACTTAAAAAAGAATCCATTCCATAA
- a CDS encoding indole-3-glycerol-phosphate synthase: MHDSILHILNTTKTRIQTFGPDAYKKRSQPQFRKRDFIAAVAAAQAEGRVPVIAEVKPASPGKSFREVPPSVAADLALEMEEAGAVAISVLTEPGVFRGSLENLKEVRKTVCLPVLRKDFIIDRVQLEEEGSDLVLLIAGILGKELGAFVELAIEKGFEPLVEVHSREELELALETDTKIIGVNNRNFETLKIDLATTEELAPLIREYDLEHGTSHLIISESGMNSPSDVRRLMLAGADAVLIGSALMESDSVFDKTKEFVQGFCWR, translated from the coding sequence ATGCACGATTCAATTCTCCATATCCTTAACACAACAAAGACCCGAATCCAAACTTTTGGGCCTGATGCTTACAAAAAGAGATCGCAGCCGCAGTTCCGGAAAAGAGACTTTATTGCCGCTGTGGCAGCCGCACAGGCAGAAGGCAGGGTTCCTGTAATTGCAGAGGTCAAGCCTGCGTCCCCTGGAAAGAGTTTCAGGGAAGTTCCGCCGTCCGTGGCTGCTGATCTTGCACTGGAAATGGAGGAAGCAGGTGCTGTTGCAATCTCTGTCCTTACAGAGCCGGGAGTGTTTCGGGGTTCGCTAGAAAACCTGAAAGAAGTAAGGAAAACTGTGTGCCTGCCTGTACTCAGGAAGGACTTCATTATTGATAGAGTGCAGCTTGAAGAAGAGGGAAGCGATCTCGTGCTCCTGATAGCAGGAATCCTTGGAAAAGAGCTTGGAGCATTTGTCGAGCTTGCCATTGAAAAAGGATTTGAGCCCCTTGTAGAGGTGCACAGCAGGGAAGAGCTTGAACTTGCCCTGGAAACGGATACAAAAATAATAGGGGTCAACAACCGGAATTTCGAGACCCTTAAAATCGACCTGGCTACCACGGAAGAGCTTGCACCCCTCATCCGGGAATACGACCTTGAACACGGGACCAGCCATCTTATCATAAGCGAGAGCGGGATGAACAGTCCCTCAGATGTCAGGCGATTGATGCTGGCAGGGGCAGACGCTGTGCTTATAGGGTCTGCACTTATGGAAAGTGACTCGGTTTTCGACAAAACTAAAGAATTCGTCCAGGGCTTTTGCTGGCGTTAA
- the trpA gene encoding tryptophan synthase subunit alpha has protein sequence MKTELKAVLKRPKISEKFDELREKKEGALIGYVMAGDPTFEASSEVVKALAKGGADIIELGFPFSDPVADGPTIQVAGQRALAEGMDIERYFAFARALEVDVPLVCMTYYNPVFRYGVEKFVENAAEAGISGLIIPDIPVEEAADLKTGCDAHGLDLIFLVAPTTTEARIRKILQRGSGFIYLVSRLGVTGARDDVAGSTKELLSRVNTDIPKAVGFGISTGEQAAEVRKAGADGVIVGSAFVRIIEEGTDVNERLETLARELKSGMLEAN, from the coding sequence ATGAAAACTGAACTTAAGGCGGTTCTTAAAAGACCAAAAATTTCCGAAAAATTCGATGAACTCAGGGAGAAAAAAGAAGGAGCTCTTATAGGTTATGTGATGGCAGGTGATCCCACTTTTGAGGCAAGCTCAGAGGTTGTAAAAGCCCTGGCAAAAGGGGGAGCAGATATAATCGAACTCGGGTTCCCGTTCTCAGACCCTGTAGCCGACGGACCTACTATCCAGGTAGCAGGACAGAGAGCACTTGCAGAAGGCATGGATATTGAACGCTACTTCGCGTTTGCCAGAGCCCTTGAGGTTGATGTCCCTCTTGTGTGCATGACTTACTATAACCCTGTTTTCAGGTATGGAGTAGAGAAATTTGTAGAAAATGCCGCAGAGGCAGGAATTAGCGGACTTATAATACCCGATATCCCGGTAGAGGAAGCAGCTGACCTGAAAACAGGCTGCGATGCCCATGGACTTGACCTTATATTTCTGGTCGCACCCACCACAACAGAAGCAAGAATCCGAAAAATCCTGCAGAGGGGGTCAGGTTTCATCTACCTTGTATCAAGGCTCGGAGTTACGGGAGCAAGAGACGATGTTGCAGGTTCAACAAAAGAACTGCTGTCCAGAGTAAATACCGACATTCCAAAAGCAGTTGGCTTCGGGATTTCTACGGGGGAGCAGGCTGCCGAGGTTAGAAAAGCCGGAGCGGATGGTGTAATTGTAGGCTCGGCATTTGTGAGGATAATTGAGGAAGGAACAGACGTAAACGAAAGACTGGAAACCCTTGCAAGGGAACTCAAATCCGGTATGCTTGAAGCGAACTGA
- a CDS encoding adenosylcobalamin-dependent ribonucleoside-diphosphate reductase, translating into MSETGEEFDLLAIETLKSRYLQEGEKDWEDVCKRVAKAIALNRGEYTEFLDIILSKAFIPSSPTLMNAGTPSGQLSACFVIPVEDGIEKIFDSVKTAALIQKTGGGTGFNFSKIRPDGSVTVSGVGTASGPVALMRLFNEATEIVKHFGKRRGANMGILDISHNDIISFIRAKRTEGVLSNFNISVMLTDSFMSLADEGRMDEVWNTETGTKIGEIFSEIVEGIWRNGEPGVLFYDHINRDNFTPALGDISATNPCGEEPLLPFESCNLGSINLSILVEEGKVNRDSLREAVRKAVRFLDNEIDVNVYPVPEIEKATKKTRKIGLGVMGFHDMLLKLGLPYDSEEALRLAEKLMGQINRAAIRESEKLAAEKGPFPEYENSIWEFPVRNATLTAIAPTGTISILAGCSAGIEPVFSWVYRRARIAGKEFMLVHPLFETHFKQKLSKPDYNRLLEHVYAHGTLQDITDSKIVSEEEKGLFRSALDINWKTHIDIQAAFQRHCHAGISKTINMPVDAGKEDIGKALIYAWKQGLKGLTIYRTGSRQHVVLNLKKR; encoded by the coding sequence GTGTCTGAAACCGGAGAAGAATTTGATCTTCTTGCAATTGAGACTCTTAAATCCAGGTACCTTCAGGAAGGAGAGAAAGATTGGGAGGACGTCTGTAAGAGGGTAGCGAAAGCAATTGCATTAAACCGGGGAGAGTATACCGAGTTTCTTGACATTATTCTCAGTAAAGCCTTCATTCCAAGCTCTCCAACTCTTATGAATGCGGGGACACCTTCAGGCCAGCTTTCAGCCTGTTTTGTCATACCTGTTGAGGACGGAATAGAAAAAATATTTGATTCTGTCAAGACTGCTGCCCTTATACAGAAGACAGGAGGAGGTACGGGTTTTAATTTCTCAAAGATCAGGCCCGACGGCTCTGTTACTGTCTCAGGTGTGGGTACTGCGAGCGGACCTGTAGCTTTAATGCGGCTCTTTAATGAGGCTACCGAGATTGTAAAACATTTTGGGAAAAGAAGAGGCGCCAATATGGGGATTCTCGATATTTCCCATAATGACATTATTTCTTTTATAAGGGCAAAACGTACTGAAGGAGTTCTGAGTAATTTCAATATCTCTGTCATGCTTACCGATTCTTTCATGAGCCTGGCTGACGAAGGAAGGATGGATGAGGTCTGGAATACAGAAACAGGCACAAAAATAGGAGAAATATTTTCCGAAATCGTCGAGGGGATCTGGAGAAATGGAGAGCCGGGGGTTCTTTTCTATGACCACATAAACAGGGACAATTTCACACCTGCACTTGGAGACATTTCAGCGACAAACCCCTGCGGAGAAGAACCTCTCCTGCCTTTTGAGTCCTGCAACCTGGGAAGCATTAACCTTTCCATACTTGTTGAGGAAGGAAAAGTTAACCGGGACTCACTCAGGGAAGCAGTCCGAAAAGCTGTCCGTTTCCTGGATAATGAAATCGATGTAAATGTTTATCCTGTCCCGGAGATTGAAAAGGCAACAAAAAAGACACGAAAAATCGGGCTTGGAGTCATGGGCTTTCATGATATGCTTTTGAAACTCGGGCTGCCCTATGACTCGGAAGAAGCTCTCAGGCTTGCAGAAAAACTTATGGGCCAGATTAACCGGGCTGCTATCCGGGAGTCAGAAAAACTTGCAGCCGAAAAAGGGCCTTTTCCGGAATACGAAAACTCAATATGGGAATTTCCAGTAAGAAATGCAACATTAACTGCAATTGCCCCTACTGGCACTATAAGCATCCTCGCCGGCTGCTCGGCAGGAATTGAGCCTGTTTTCAGCTGGGTTTACAGGCGGGCCAGGATAGCTGGAAAGGAATTCATGCTTGTGCATCCCCTTTTTGAAACGCATTTCAAGCAAAAGCTTTCGAAACCTGATTACAATCGGCTGCTTGAGCATGTATATGCTCACGGAACTCTGCAGGACATAACAGATTCAAAAATAGTGAGCGAGGAAGAAAAAGGGCTCTTCAGGTCAGCCCTTGATATTAACTGGAAAACTCATATAGATATACAGGCAGCCTTTCAGAGACACTG
- a CDS encoding phosphoribosylanthranilate isomerase, protein MRKRLKTRIKICGMCSPEDMEMAALYGADAVGFITEVPIESPRKLDSDTAASLISKLPECLDSVMVIMPENSSRALELIEKVRPDIVQIHSNLPSVELEVIREKTDIPIIKTLSVPAGMGASRVQSPVKRLLDEVRRLEESGVVDSILLDSGIAGKTGGTGYVHDWDLSRRIADETELPLILAGGLKPENVQEAIRIVSPYAVDAASGVEILGKKDAVKIRSFIEEVRCANAFL, encoded by the coding sequence ATGAGAAAAAGACTGAAAACCAGAATAAAAATCTGCGGGATGTGCAGCCCTGAAGATATGGAAATGGCAGCCCTCTATGGAGCCGATGCAGTTGGATTCATAACCGAAGTCCCTATCGAAAGCCCGAGAAAACTTGATTCTGACACTGCAGCTTCCCTGATCTCAAAGCTTCCTGAATGTCTTGATTCCGTAATGGTCATAATGCCTGAAAACTCTTCGAGGGCTCTGGAACTCATCGAGAAAGTAAGGCCCGATATTGTTCAGATCCACTCAAATCTGCCTTCTGTTGAACTTGAGGTAATAAGAGAAAAAACAGACATCCCCATTATAAAAACACTTTCTGTACCTGCCGGAATGGGAGCTTCCAGAGTCCAGAGCCCTGTAAAACGCCTTCTTGATGAGGTCCGCAGGCTGGAAGAAAGCGGAGTTGTGGACAGTATTCTTCTGGATTCCGGGATTGCAGGAAAAACCGGCGGTACTGGCTACGTTCATGATTGGGACCTGAGCAGAAGGATCGCTGACGAGACTGAACTTCCTTTAATCCTTGCAGGCGGGCTCAAGCCGGAAAATGTACAGGAGGCAATAAGGATTGTTTCCCCCTATGCTGTGGATGCGGCTTCTGGAGTAGAAATCCTCGGAAAAAAAGATGCCGTAAAAATAAGAAGTTTTATTGAAGAAGTGAGGTGTGCCAATGCTTTCCTTTGA